In Falsibacillus pallidus, one DNA window encodes the following:
- the yugI gene encoding S1 domain-containing post-transcriptional regulator GSP13, whose product MSTKYEAGNVLTGKVTGIQPYGAFVALDEETQGLVHISEITHGFVKDINDHLKLGDEVQVKVLSVDEKAGKISLSIRATQEAPAQEEKPQAKAKKPRRQGSVKPAAQTTEAPTGFNTLKDKLEEWIEQSERQDLIQK is encoded by the coding sequence ATGTCAACAAAATATGAAGCAGGTAACGTTTTAACTGGTAAAGTTACAGGCATCCAGCCCTACGGTGCGTTCGTAGCATTGGATGAAGAAACTCAAGGATTAGTCCACATTTCCGAGATCACTCACGGATTTGTTAAAGATATCAACGATCACTTGAAGCTGGGAGATGAAGTTCAAGTAAAGGTACTTTCTGTTGACGAAAAAGCTGGTAAAATCAGCCTTTCTATCCGTGCGACTCAAGAAGCGCCAGCACAGGAAGAAAAACCACAAGCGAAAGCTAAAAAGCCTCGCCGTCAAGGCAGCGTAAAACCTGCAGCGCAGACTACTGAAGCGCCAACAGGATTCAATACGCTTAAGGACAAGCTTGAAGAGTGGATCGAGCAGTCTGAACGCCAGGACTTGATCCAAAAATAA
- a CDS encoding alpha/beta fold hydrolase — MDAVNEKHITVNGIELFYEEYTNPTAKHTLVLLHGFLSSTFSYRRLIPLLRKDFQVISVDLPPFGKSGKTPSFMYSYKNIAHTVLHFIEMMNWPSVHVIGHSMGGQIALYMMKLRPDLIKKGILLCSSGYHKRLKWPLILSSYLPFFHYYVKFWLAKSGVRKNIENVVHNTALIDDDMMYGYLRPFLNDEIFIALTRMIRDREGDLTTKMLNEIDTPCLLIWGQYDKVVPLSIGEKLTQDLPKSKLIVLEETGHLVPEEKPEEVKKYIDEFIAEGILV, encoded by the coding sequence ATGGATGCCGTGAATGAAAAACATATCACAGTAAATGGAATTGAATTATTTTACGAAGAATATACCAATCCAACAGCTAAACACACACTGGTGCTATTACATGGATTTTTATCATCCACTTTCAGCTACAGGCGGCTCATCCCTCTGCTTCGCAAAGATTTTCAAGTCATCTCAGTGGATCTTCCCCCTTTTGGAAAAAGTGGAAAGACGCCATCATTTATGTATTCCTACAAAAATATCGCCCATACTGTACTTCATTTCATTGAAATGATGAACTGGCCAAGTGTGCATGTCATCGGCCATTCCATGGGGGGACAGATTGCCCTCTATATGATGAAATTAAGACCCGACCTGATTAAAAAAGGAATTCTTTTATGCAGCTCAGGCTACCACAAGAGGCTGAAATGGCCGCTTATCCTATCAAGCTATCTGCCTTTCTTTCATTATTATGTTAAATTTTGGCTGGCGAAATCAGGCGTAAGAAAAAATATTGAAAATGTAGTCCACAATACAGCCCTGATAGATGATGATATGATGTATGGTTATTTGAGGCCTTTTTTAAATGACGAAATATTTATTGCCCTCACCCGAATGATCAGGGACCGGGAAGGGGATCTCACCACAAAGATGTTAAATGAAATCGATACTCCCTGCCTGCTCATCTGGGGTCAATATGACAAAGTCGTCCCTCTCTCAATTGGAGAGAAGCTAACGCAGGACCTCCCGAAGTCTAAACTGATTGTACTCGAAGAAACAGGACATCTTGTACCGGAAGAAAAGCCGGAAGAAGTAAAAAAATATATTGATGAATTCATTGCCGAGGGCATCCTTGTCTAG
- a CDS encoding DUF1871 family protein: MNKVMTLNIQELNLTLIHTLKEWDPLGYGPESYETEIVDVVQAVHSMNHNEKLAKQIQGIYEFSFEEMIPMAKCSEMAAQLLRIKNSASCSL; encoded by the coding sequence ATGAATAAGGTGATGACTTTGAATATACAAGAATTGAATTTAACGCTGATCCACACGCTGAAAGAGTGGGATCCGCTGGGATATGGACCCGAATCTTATGAAACGGAAATTGTAGATGTGGTACAGGCGGTGCACAGCATGAATCATAATGAGAAATTAGCGAAGCAAATCCAAGGCATCTATGAGTTCTCTTTTGAAGAAATGATTCCTATGGCGAAATGCAGTGAAATGGCTGCCCAATTGTTAAGGATCAAGAATAGTGCTTCCTGTTCTTTATAA
- a CDS encoding PatB family C-S lyase yields the protein MLKINFDEQINRQNTSSVKWDALKNVFGKEDLLPMWVADMDFRPPSAVIDALKERLEHGMFGYTFVPDHAAASIQEWVSKRHGWTIDTEWIMYSPGVVPALGMAIQALTEPGDRVLVQSPVYTPFFNMVKENKRELVNCPLVLEDERYKIDFEAFEETIKQDVKMFLLCNPHNPGGRVWTREELVKIAEICKQHEVLIVSDEIHSDLVMPPHKHVPLASIDPSYGDISVTCIAPSKTFNLAGLQASSMIIPNPHIREKMAALQKQQGFFTLNAFGIFGMEAAYRHGEDWLDELLEYISGNIALVEQFIEKEMPEIKVMKPDGGYLIWIDCSRLGLSDEEIRDKLINEGNLALEPGTKYGLGGEEFVRMNIACPREMVQEGLDRMKKALKST from the coding sequence ATTTTGAAAATTAATTTCGATGAACAGATTAATCGCCAAAATACATCCTCTGTAAAGTGGGATGCATTAAAAAATGTTTTCGGCAAAGAGGATCTCCTTCCAATGTGGGTGGCAGATATGGATTTCAGGCCGCCTTCCGCTGTTATTGATGCATTAAAGGAGCGTCTGGAGCATGGAATGTTCGGATATACATTTGTACCGGATCATGCGGCAGCATCCATTCAGGAGTGGGTCTCCAAACGACACGGATGGACCATTGATACGGAGTGGATCATGTATAGCCCTGGGGTCGTCCCTGCACTGGGCATGGCTATTCAAGCCCTTACGGAGCCAGGTGATCGCGTTCTTGTGCAATCCCCTGTCTACACACCTTTTTTCAATATGGTCAAAGAAAATAAACGGGAACTCGTGAACTGCCCGCTTGTACTGGAAGACGAGCGATACAAGATTGATTTTGAGGCATTTGAGGAAACAATCAAACAGGATGTAAAGATGTTCCTCTTATGCAATCCGCATAATCCCGGGGGACGTGTATGGACAAGGGAAGAACTGGTCAAAATCGCGGAGATCTGCAAACAGCATGAGGTTCTTATTGTGTCGGATGAAATCCATTCTGACCTGGTGATGCCGCCGCACAAACATGTGCCATTGGCATCCATTGATCCTTCCTATGGGGATATTTCCGTTACATGCATCGCTCCAAGCAAAACGTTCAACCTGGCAGGGCTGCAAGCTTCGAGTATGATCATCCCGAATCCTCATATAAGGGAAAAGATGGCCGCACTTCAAAAGCAGCAGGGCTTTTTCACGCTGAATGCATTTGGGATTTTCGGAATGGAAGCAGCCTACCGCCACGGAGAAGACTGGCTTGATGAACTTTTGGAATATATAAGCGGGAACATCGCTTTAGTGGAACAGTTCATTGAAAAAGAGATGCCGGAAATAAAAGTCATGAAGCCGGACGGCGGATATTTGATATGGATTGACTGCAGCAGATTGGGGCTGTCGGATGAAGAGATTCGGGATAAACTCATTAACGAAGGAAATCTGGCATTAGAGCCTGGTACTAAGTACGGGCTTGGCGGAGAAGAATTTGTCCGGATGAACATTGCCTGCCCGAGGGAAATGGTGCAGGAAGGGTTAGATCGGATGAAAAAAGCATTAAAGTCTACTTAA
- a CDS encoding histidine phosphatase family protein, with protein sequence MELILVRHGESEADLLNVHEGRADFSLTDRGRMQAEALAEYASRHFSVDVMYCSTLKRARETAGFVHKRLNCPLHYLEDLMEWNNGVLAGLKREEAAKRYPEPAGGRKPHVPVENGESHIDFRLRIERAISMIKHAHPDEKVMIVSHGGAISNIINALYQMPVVSPFRFATGDTGFHHLILKDGNVTTRVLNCQDHLKIEMR encoded by the coding sequence ATGGAATTGATATTAGTAAGGCATGGGGAGTCAGAAGCGGATCTTCTGAATGTCCATGAAGGAAGAGCGGACTTTTCGTTGACAGATAGAGGCCGTATGCAGGCTGAGGCATTGGCTGAGTACGCATCCCGGCATTTTTCGGTCGATGTTATGTATTGCAGTACATTAAAAAGAGCTAGAGAGACCGCTGGCTTCGTACATAAGAGATTAAACTGTCCTTTGCATTATTTAGAGGATTTAATGGAATGGAACAACGGGGTGCTTGCAGGCCTCAAGCGAGAGGAAGCAGCCAAACGATACCCTGAGCCTGCAGGTGGAAGAAAGCCGCATGTGCCGGTCGAAAATGGGGAATCCCATATCGATTTTCGCCTGAGGATCGAACGGGCGATTTCGATGATCAAACATGCACATCCTGATGAAAAAGTCATGATTGTTTCACATGGAGGAGCCATTTCAAACATAATTAATGCCCTCTATCAAATGCCGGTGGTTTCTCCTTTTCGGTTTGCGACTGGCGACACAGGTTTTCATCATCTAATCCTGAAAGATGGCAATGTGACGACAAGAGTGCTGAATTGCCAAGACCATTTGAAGATAGAAATGAGATGA
- a CDS encoding superoxide dismutase family protein, translating into MKWLISLIVCSALIGGCAQQNPKKTEVDMKNADGDSLGTIKLEEQAKGVMIKINLTGLTPGEHAIHIHEFGKCEPPDFTSAGNHFNPDNKKHGLLHPEGAHAGDLPNLIVKDDGTVKAEILAPNLTFQESQTSLYTKDGTSIVIHDSKDDGMSQPAGDSGDRIACGVITKNKNK; encoded by the coding sequence ATGAAATGGTTGATCAGTTTGATCGTATGCAGTGCCCTTATAGGGGGCTGCGCACAGCAAAATCCGAAAAAAACGGAAGTCGATATGAAGAATGCCGACGGAGACTCTTTAGGGACCATTAAACTTGAAGAGCAGGCAAAAGGCGTAATGATAAAAATTAATTTGACGGGACTCACTCCAGGGGAGCATGCCATACACATCCATGAATTTGGAAAATGTGAGCCACCAGACTTTACTTCTGCAGGTAATCACTTCAATCCTGATAACAAAAAGCATGGACTTCTTCATCCGGAAGGGGCGCACGCTGGCGATCTTCCCAATTTGATTGTGAAGGATGACGGTACAGTCAAGGCGGAGATTCTCGCTCCGAATCTTACATTCCAGGAATCTCAGACATCTTTATATACGAAAGATGGGACTTCCATTGTCATTCATGATTCCAAGGACGATGGGATGAGCCAGCCGGCAGGAGACAGTGGTGACAGGATTGCATGCGGAGTCATAACCAAAAATAAGAATAAGTAA